One stretch of Nicotiana tabacum cultivar K326 chromosome 18, ASM71507v2, whole genome shotgun sequence DNA includes these proteins:
- the LOC107829450 gene encoding umecyanin-like — translation MEMTTKFGSCAKLLLVCLMFACVFEVSVGRTYTVGDSFGWQTPPAGALTFSNWANQQTFVVGDILEFNFNSGVHTATKVNKNDFDSCNAANPIDDETNGPARFTLDTTGDYYFICTIHCNQGQKLMVNVTSADSPSGSPSPGSSPATPGGNLSPPPSGSVSTRLAASASFVILVPIVITATFS, via the exons ATGGAAATGACTACAAAATTTGGTTCATGTGCCAAATTATTATTAGTGTGTTTGATGTTTGCTTGTGTTTTTGAGGTTTCAGTAGGAAGAACATATACAGTTGGAGATAGTTTTGGTTGGCAGACTCCTCCTGCTGGTGCTCTTACTTTCTCCAACTGGGCTAACCAACAGACCTTTGTTGTTGGGGATATTCTAG AGTTCAATTTCAACAGTGGTGTACACACAGCAACCAAAGTAAACAAAAATGATTTTGATAGCTGCAACGCAGCAAATCCTATTGATGATGAAACCAATGGTCCAGCAAGATTCACACTCGATACTACTGGGGACTACTATTTCATTTGTACCATCCACTGTAACCAGGGTCAAAAATTAATGGTCAACGTCACTTCTGCTGACTCGCCCTCCGGCAGCCCTTCCCCCGGTTCATCTCCGGCGACACCTGGCGGCAATTTGTCTCCTCCGCCGTCGGGCTCCGTGTCGACTAGGTTGGCCGCCTCTGCTTCATTTGTCATCCTAGTGCCCATTGTTATTACTGCAACTTTCTCTTAA